TTAGTTTCTTTGTGGGCTTAGTTAGTTTTAGATTCTTTGCTCTGTTTTTGCTCTTGTCCCCTTTGTATCAGGGtctagcaccccttgtgctagctatcaatatattttgcttataaaaaatatatattacatGCTCTGCAGCATTGGAGCTGTAAGCTTTGTCTTGCAGTGGTTCGTTCAAACTGTTATTGATTGTTTCTGTAGTGTTCAGGCCATCAGAGGTTACTGAGCCTTCCTGATCATGTGAAGTTGGAACCTGCAAATTAAGATAGTGTACAATTATTCAAGACAAAAGATTAGAATGAAAAAATGGATTGTACGTGCAAACTACATCGTATAAAATCGGTGATGTAATATATATTGGCTTGCAAATTCTACAGTAGTTTCTAAAAAAAATGTCTAACTTATCACAAGTTAACTTTAATGCTACGTGGTGCGAAGTATGTTTTGATGAAACTCACGAGCACGGTAAACATTTTGAATTGAAGAGTGATGTTTTACAGAAATCATAGACTTTGGTTTGTCATGAACCAATGTTCAACTGCCATGTATATTCATAAACATTCGTGGATAAAAAATTTCATGACAAATAGTATTTTCCTAATGTTAAATAGCACGATTTGTATTCATCGTTTGAGCAATTATTTTAGGAAAATGTTTAGTAGACACCCAATGAATGTATAAAGTGagaaatgaaaaagaagaaaaagaagtaatAAATGTGATCAAATGAAAGACAGAAAAAAATGAGGTACATAAATTTATGGGGTGTTTGTACTATTTAAGTATTAGGCTAGTTGAATGATAACCCAAATTATGGGTAGCTTCAGGAGAATGATGGCTATTGGCAGAATATGTGTGTAGAGTCTAGTAAAAAATATCATAGCAATTGGACTACCAACATTCACATTTACAAACTATTGTTGTCCTTCAACTTATCAAATGTTGGACTAACACTATTAACATGAAGTCTAAATGTCATAAATTATTATCGTAATATTAAGCattattgaaaagaaaaattggtTTGACCCACTAATATTATCTACTGTGACAATCTTGTTCGATTCGGGTATAACTACTATGTGCGGAAAAACTTTTCTTACTAACTGCCAAGTATTTAATGTAGCACTACTCAAAATTTAAAGTATTCTATAAGTTAAAAGTATATCACCTATGTTGCTGGTGTACCTTATACAATTCCACAACAAGAACAAAATGTATaaaacatacatacatacatcgAATAGTCTTTGTGGTCtactttctttttccttttttcaaacAAAAGTGATTGGTGAACATATAAATTATTGCATACACCCAACACCTGCATTTTGTGACAGTTGAAATTGCATTTATATGTACTCTGGAATTTGTGACAAGATCAAGAGGTGTTGGTTTCTACCACTATTCGTAGGTTCACCAATCAGTGTCATTCCCGAAATTGATCACACACACAAAAGCTAGATTACTTACTTGGATAGGTCTAGGGGTGGCAGCGGCAAAGACCCTAGTATTCCATGCACGAGCCTTAGCAATTGCTGCTCCAGCATGACCAAACTTTGGGAGGGAGGTGACTAGGTTAGATCCTGCCATATTGTCTTATTAAATATAACTTAGTTTCTTGAGTTCTCTGTTAGGGAGTTCTATAAAATTTTCTTGCATTGTTTCATTATCATATGTGTATATATAGTGCATCTCAACGGCTTGTTCGCGTGACGAGAGTAATCCACGCTTACTAGTGGTAGAAAAAA
This is a stretch of genomic DNA from Lotus japonicus ecotype B-129 chromosome 1, LjGifu_v1.2. It encodes these proteins:
- the LOC130732320 gene encoding uncharacterized protein At4g13230, with product MAGSNLVTSLPKFGHAGAAIAKARAWNTRVFAAATPRPIQVPTSHDQEGSVTSDGLNTTETINNSLNEPLQDKAYSSNAAEHINNKAKDTANQISDKAQNITEKAKQTMQEAWDSTKNNANKAADNVLGKTQKSAEYVKENAETVKENMNSKNRN